In Haliotis asinina isolate JCU_RB_2024 chromosome 15, JCU_Hal_asi_v2, whole genome shotgun sequence, one DNA window encodes the following:
- the LOC137266272 gene encoding uncharacterized protein: MFEIAANTCLMVFVMCAVDADAYSKVCPSALTQTYSSMVTGTARTSSDMVVIASTSQSQVSMWVNTPFSEDEVILDANTLVILPLPTGLRMSPDEAESNAIINIVSPHPAVIFLKNDHAMYQMRETSQLAKEYITVSYSPPDASETWNSTIGIAALFSDAIIRLTFRAGIDVEDIFSHFTNETRCGVTGQRISCKSTGATRYVMQIHSRSDLSGTKITSSKDISVVAGAVSQTAILDHMVPLDSLALSYTVFGFPGGNGSCVCRIVATSGLTDVTIDGVNTERILSERDYKDVNISGEGFHTINASNPILVAMVIENSYSSSPALVVAYSAANISHYTFTLIRDETNENLKHYIVVPDVPQGGLLLNGEALPNETLCMAVGGTVETGCFVPVHGFDELHSVSSIDGEYFTAYLIGSGDSSTFGSALIGTKNAKYWYEPPRPLSLNKSYCTKSGGQGNYISNGTNVQMATMEVKTNKRLISYNIKHMRMPSAEACQLSCFLYKGCQGVNYNTVSMDCDIVFDGFTCTDYTSGWKYFNIW, encoded by the exons TGTGCCCATCTGCTCTGACCCAAACATATTCATCAATGGTCACAGGTACAGCCAGAACCTCCTCAGACATGGTTGTCATTGCCTCCACGAGTCAAAGCCAAGTCAGTATGTGGGTTAATACACCGTTCTCTGAAGATGAGGTCATTTTGGATGCCAACACCTTGGTGATTCTGCCATTGCCTACTGGGCTCCGAATGTCCCCGGATGAGGCTGAGTCTAACGCCATCATTAACATCGTATCCCCGCACCCGGCTGTCATTTTCCTCAAGAACGACCATGCAATGTATCAGATGAGAGAAACCTCACAATTAGCAAAAGAGTATATAACTGTCTCATATTCTCCACCAGACGCGTCTGAAACATGGAATTCCACGATCGGTATTGCTGCTTTGTTCAGCGATGCAATTATTCGCTTGACTTTTAGAGCTGGAATTGACGTTGAGGACATATTTTCCCACTTTACAAATGAAACAAGGTGTGGCGTGACCGGACAGAGGATTTCATGTAAAAGCACAGGGGCTACTCGGTATGTTATGCAAATCCACTCTAGATCAGACTTATCCGGAACCAAGATTACGTCCTCAAAAGATATCTCAGTAGTAGCGGGAGCTGTTTCTCAGACCGCCATCTTGGACCACATGGTACCTTTAGACAGTCTCGCATTAAGTTACACAGTATTCGGATTTCCGGGAGGAAACGGAAGTTGTGTGTGCCGTATTGTCGCAACTTCCGGATTAACAGACGTCACCATCGACGGTGTAAACACAGAGAGAATATTATCAGAAAGAGACTATAAAGATGTAAACATTTCTGGAGAAGGTTTTCATACTATCAACGCGTCAAATCCAATCCTAGTTGCCATGGTGATTGAAAATAGCTACTCAAGTTCTCCAGCGCTTGTAGTAGCCTATTCTGCGGCGAATATATCTCACTATACCTTCACGTTGATAAGAGATGAAACGAATGAAAACCTTAAGCACTACATTGTAGTCCCCGACGTCCCCCAGGGAGGGCTATTGCTGAACGGCGAAGCTCTCCCCAACGAGACGTTGTGCATGGCGGTAGGTGGCACAGTAGAGACCGGATGTTTCGTGCCTGTCCACGGATTTGATGAGCTACACAGTGTATCTAGCATTGATGGAGAGTATTTTACAGCATATCTTATCGGTAGCGGCGACAGTAGTACGTTCGGCTCTGCATTGATCGGAACAA aaaatgcaaaatattggtatgaaccac CCCGGCCTCTGTCACTGAATAAGTCGTATTGTACCAAGTCTGGTGGGCAGGGAAACTACATCTCCAACGGCACCAATG TGCAAATGGCAACGATGGAAGTTAAGACGAATAAAAGACTGATATCCTATAACATCAAGCACATGAGAATGCCAAGTGCTGAAGCTTGTCAACTTAGCTGCTTTCTTTATAAAGGATGTCAGGGGGTCAACTACAACACCGTCTCCATGGACTGCGACATCGTCTTCGATGGGTTTACATGTACAGACTACACTTCAGGCTGGAAGTATTTCAACATATGGTGA